Part of the Oceanidesulfovibrio indonesiensis genome is shown below.
GCGCGATGTTCGCCAGATACATGACCACCGAGGCGAGCACGCCCGCAATGGTCTGCACAAGAATATCGCGGTTGCGGATGTGGCCCATCTCATGGGCGAGCACCCCGCGCAGCTCCTCGGTGGACAGTATCTGCAAAAGTCCCTGGGTCACGGCGACCACGCCGTGTTCAGGGTCGCGTCCAGTGGCGAAGGCGTTGGGGCTGTCCTGCGGCACGATGTACACGCGCGGCTTCGGGAGGTTCGCCTTGCGGGCGAGGTCGTCCACGATGGAGTGCAGGGTCGGCGCGTCCTGCGGCCCCACCTCCTTGGCGCGATACATGGAAAGCACCAGCTTGTCCGAGTACCAGTAGCTGCCCACGTTCATCACCAGAGCGAAACCGAAGGCGATGAACAAACCGACGCGGCCGCCGATGGCTCCGCCGAGAAAAAGAATGATGCCCGTCAGCAGACCGAGCAACAGAAGTGTCTTAATCTGACTCGTCATGATGATATACCCTTTTTGAAACCGTCGCGGTGTTTTTGAAT
Proteins encoded:
- a CDS encoding zinc metalloprotease HtpX, with protein sequence MTSQIKTLLLLGLLTGIILFLGGAIGGRVGLFIAFGFALVMNVGSYWYSDKLVLSMYRAKEVGPQDAPTLHSIVDDLARKANLPKPRVYIVPQDSPNAFATGRDPEHGVVAVTQGLLQILSTEELRGVLAHEMGHIRNRDILVQTIAGVLASVVMYLANIAQFTAIFGGFGGRDSEGGGNPIAALMLAMIAPIAAMLVQMAISRSREYLADDTGAKLAGNPLYLANALEKLDAYGKQVPMRLGNEATSHMFIVHPFSGKKAMSLFATHPPIQQRVARLRKMAAAA